A genomic stretch from Gopherus flavomarginatus isolate rGopFla2 chromosome 3, rGopFla2.mat.asm, whole genome shotgun sequence includes:
- the PRKAA1 gene encoding 5'-AMP-activated protein kinase catalytic subunit alpha-1 isoform X3, producing the protein MRRLGSWLKMAAADKQKHEHGRVKIGHYILGDTLGVGTFGKVKGLSNMMSDGEFLRTSCGSPNYAAPEVISGRLYAGPEVDIWSSGVILYALLCGTLPFDDDHVPTLFKKICDGIFYTPQYLNPSVISLLKHMLQVDPMKRATIRDIREHEWFKQDLPKYLFPEDPSYSSNMIDDEALKEVCEKFECTEEEVLSCLYNRNHQDPLAVAYHLIIDNRRIMNEAKDFYLATSPPDSFLDDHHLSRPHPERVPFLVAEAPRPRHTLDELNPQKSKHQGVRRAKWHLGIRSQSRPNDIMAEVCRAIKQLDYEWKVVNPYYLRVRRKNPVTSIYSKMSLQLYQVDSRTYLLDFRSIDDEIIEAKSGTTTPQRSGSVSSYRSCQKESDGDAQGKSADVSLTSSVTSSLDSSSADLTSRPGSHTIEFFEMCANLIKILAQ; encoded by the exons GTCTTTCAAATATGATGTCAGATGGAGAGTTTTTAAGAACAAGCTGTGGTTCCCCTAACTATGCTGCACCAGAAGTAATTTCAGGAAG ATTATATGCAGGTCCAGAAGTAGATATTTGGAGCAGTGGGGTTATTCTCTATGCTCTGTTATGTGGAACCCTTCCATTTGATGATGATCACGTGCCAACGCTTTTTAAGAAGATATGTGATGGTATCTTTTATACCCCTCAATATCTGAATCCATCTGTGATTAGCCTTCTGAAACACATGCTGCAGGTGGATCCTATGAAGAGAGCTACAATCAGAGACATTAG GGAGCATGAGTGGTTCAAGCAGGACCTTCCCAAGTATCTCTTTCCTGAAGACCCATCATATAGCTCAAACATGATTGATGATGAAGCCTTAAAAGAAGTGTGTGAGAAGTTTGAATGCACAGAAGAGGAGGTGCTAAGCTGTTTATATAACCGAAATCATCAAGACCCCTTAGCAGTCGCCTATCACCTCATTATAGATAACAGAAGAATAATGAATGAGGCCAAAGACTTCTATTTGGCAACAAGCCCACCAGATTCTTTTCTTGATGATCACCATTTGTCTCGCCCTCATCCTGAAAGAGTGCCATTTTTAGTCGCTGAAGCACCGCGGCCACGCCACACACTTGATGAGCTCAACCCGCAAAAGTCAAAACACCAAGGTGTAAGAAGAGCTAAGTGGCATTTAGGAATTCGGAGTCAGAGTCGACCAAATGACATCATGGCAGAAGTTTGTCGAGCAATTAAACAATTGGATTATGAATGGAAG GTTGTAAATCCATACTACTTGCGTGTTCGAAGGAAGaatccagtgactagtatatatTCTAAAATGAGTTTACAGTTATACCAGGTGGACAGTAGGACGTACTTACTGGATTTCCGTAGCATTGATG ACGAAATTATTGAAGCAAAATCTGGGACTACCACACCACAGAGATCAGGTTCTGTGAGCAGCTATAGATCTTGTCAGAAGGAGTCTGATGGTGATGCACAAGGAAAATCTGCAGATGTGTCCCTCACCTCATCAGTGACGTCTTCACTTGACTCTTCTTCAGCTGACTTAACCTCAAGACCAGGGAGTCACACCATAGAATTTTTTGAGATGTGTgcaaatcttattaaaatacttGCACAATAA
- the PRKAA1 gene encoding 5'-AMP-activated protein kinase catalytic subunit alpha-1 isoform X5, protein MMSDGEFLRTSCGSPNYAAPEVISGRLYAGPEVDIWSSGVILYALLCGTLPFDDDHVPTLFKKICDGIFYTPQYLNPSVISLLKHMLQVDPMKRATIRDIREHEWFKQDLPKYLFPEDPSYSSNMIDDEALKEVCEKFECTEEEVLSCLYNRNHQDPLAVAYHLIIDNRRIMNEAKDFYLATSPPDSFLDDHHLSRPHPERVPFLVAEAPRPRHTLDELNPQKSKHQGVRRAKWHLGIRSQSRPNDIMAEVCRAIKQLDYEWKVVNPYYLRVRRKNPVTSIYSKMSLQLYQVDSRTYLLDFRSIDDEIIEAKSGTTTPQRSGSVSSYRSCQKESDGDAQGKSADVSLTSSVTSSLDSSSADLTSRPGSHTIEFFEMCANLIKILAQ, encoded by the exons ATGATGTCAGATGGAGAGTTTTTAAGAACAAGCTGTGGTTCCCCTAACTATGCTGCACCAGAAGTAATTTCAGGAAG ATTATATGCAGGTCCAGAAGTAGATATTTGGAGCAGTGGGGTTATTCTCTATGCTCTGTTATGTGGAACCCTTCCATTTGATGATGATCACGTGCCAACGCTTTTTAAGAAGATATGTGATGGTATCTTTTATACCCCTCAATATCTGAATCCATCTGTGATTAGCCTTCTGAAACACATGCTGCAGGTGGATCCTATGAAGAGAGCTACAATCAGAGACATTAG GGAGCATGAGTGGTTCAAGCAGGACCTTCCCAAGTATCTCTTTCCTGAAGACCCATCATATAGCTCAAACATGATTGATGATGAAGCCTTAAAAGAAGTGTGTGAGAAGTTTGAATGCACAGAAGAGGAGGTGCTAAGCTGTTTATATAACCGAAATCATCAAGACCCCTTAGCAGTCGCCTATCACCTCATTATAGATAACAGAAGAATAATGAATGAGGCCAAAGACTTCTATTTGGCAACAAGCCCACCAGATTCTTTTCTTGATGATCACCATTTGTCTCGCCCTCATCCTGAAAGAGTGCCATTTTTAGTCGCTGAAGCACCGCGGCCACGCCACACACTTGATGAGCTCAACCCGCAAAAGTCAAAACACCAAGGTGTAAGAAGAGCTAAGTGGCATTTAGGAATTCGGAGTCAGAGTCGACCAAATGACATCATGGCAGAAGTTTGTCGAGCAATTAAACAATTGGATTATGAATGGAAG GTTGTAAATCCATACTACTTGCGTGTTCGAAGGAAGaatccagtgactagtatatatTCTAAAATGAGTTTACAGTTATACCAGGTGGACAGTAGGACGTACTTACTGGATTTCCGTAGCATTGATG ACGAAATTATTGAAGCAAAATCTGGGACTACCACACCACAGAGATCAGGTTCTGTGAGCAGCTATAGATCTTGTCAGAAGGAGTCTGATGGTGATGCACAAGGAAAATCTGCAGATGTGTCCCTCACCTCATCAGTGACGTCTTCACTTGACTCTTCTTCAGCTGACTTAACCTCAAGACCAGGGAGTCACACCATAGAATTTTTTGAGATGTGTgcaaatcttattaaaatacttGCACAATAA
- the PRKAA1 gene encoding 5'-AMP-activated protein kinase catalytic subunit alpha-1 isoform X4, translating to MVVHRDLKPENVLLDAHMNAKIADFGLSNMMSDGEFLRTSCGSPNYAAPEVISGRLYAGPEVDIWSSGVILYALLCGTLPFDDDHVPTLFKKICDGIFYTPQYLNPSVISLLKHMLQVDPMKRATIRDIREHEWFKQDLPKYLFPEDPSYSSNMIDDEALKEVCEKFECTEEEVLSCLYNRNHQDPLAVAYHLIIDNRRIMNEAKDFYLATSPPDSFLDDHHLSRPHPERVPFLVAEAPRPRHTLDELNPQKSKHQGVRRAKWHLGIRSQSRPNDIMAEVCRAIKQLDYEWKVVNPYYLRVRRKNPVTSIYSKMSLQLYQVDSRTYLLDFRSIDDEIIEAKSGTTTPQRSGSVSSYRSCQKESDGDAQGKSADVSLTSSVTSSLDSSSADLTSRPGSHTIEFFEMCANLIKILAQ from the exons GTCTTTCAAATATGATGTCAGATGGAGAGTTTTTAAGAACAAGCTGTGGTTCCCCTAACTATGCTGCACCAGAAGTAATTTCAGGAAG ATTATATGCAGGTCCAGAAGTAGATATTTGGAGCAGTGGGGTTATTCTCTATGCTCTGTTATGTGGAACCCTTCCATTTGATGATGATCACGTGCCAACGCTTTTTAAGAAGATATGTGATGGTATCTTTTATACCCCTCAATATCTGAATCCATCTGTGATTAGCCTTCTGAAACACATGCTGCAGGTGGATCCTATGAAGAGAGCTACAATCAGAGACATTAG GGAGCATGAGTGGTTCAAGCAGGACCTTCCCAAGTATCTCTTTCCTGAAGACCCATCATATAGCTCAAACATGATTGATGATGAAGCCTTAAAAGAAGTGTGTGAGAAGTTTGAATGCACAGAAGAGGAGGTGCTAAGCTGTTTATATAACCGAAATCATCAAGACCCCTTAGCAGTCGCCTATCACCTCATTATAGATAACAGAAGAATAATGAATGAGGCCAAAGACTTCTATTTGGCAACAAGCCCACCAGATTCTTTTCTTGATGATCACCATTTGTCTCGCCCTCATCCTGAAAGAGTGCCATTTTTAGTCGCTGAAGCACCGCGGCCACGCCACACACTTGATGAGCTCAACCCGCAAAAGTCAAAACACCAAGGTGTAAGAAGAGCTAAGTGGCATTTAGGAATTCGGAGTCAGAGTCGACCAAATGACATCATGGCAGAAGTTTGTCGAGCAATTAAACAATTGGATTATGAATGGAAG GTTGTAAATCCATACTACTTGCGTGTTCGAAGGAAGaatccagtgactagtatatatTCTAAAATGAGTTTACAGTTATACCAGGTGGACAGTAGGACGTACTTACTGGATTTCCGTAGCATTGATG ACGAAATTATTGAAGCAAAATCTGGGACTACCACACCACAGAGATCAGGTTCTGTGAGCAGCTATAGATCTTGTCAGAAGGAGTCTGATGGTGATGCACAAGGAAAATCTGCAGATGTGTCCCTCACCTCATCAGTGACGTCTTCACTTGACTCTTCTTCAGCTGACTTAACCTCAAGACCAGGGAGTCACACCATAGAATTTTTTGAGATGTGTgcaaatcttattaaaatacttGCACAATAA